Proteins encoded within one genomic window of Lysinibacillus sphaericus:
- a CDS encoding SDR family NAD(P)-dependent oxidoreductase produces the protein MKRVENKVALVTGGASGIGLSAATLLAKEGAKVVIADFNIEGAKEVAASLVKEGYEASAVFLDAGDAQSIEDAVEFTVAQYGTITVLFNNVGLTNLQKDLDVVNIDLDEWDRLVNVNLKSVLLGSRFAIPHMQKAGGGSIINTASMGAFASDQIRTAYGTTKAGVVHLTKYIATQYGKDKIRCNAIAPGLILTPAAKNNLPQDLLDIFTKYNALPYNGEADDIGYAVVYLASDESKFMTGQTLQIEGGHYMANPTIADTNIWAANLQK, from the coding sequence ATGAAACGTGTGGAAAATAAAGTAGCGCTTGTTACTGGCGGCGCGTCAGGCATCGGTTTATCCGCAGCAACTTTGTTAGCGAAAGAAGGAGCAAAAGTTGTTATTGCTGATTTTAATATTGAAGGAGCAAAAGAAGTTGCAGCTTCTTTAGTAAAAGAAGGTTATGAAGCATCCGCAGTGTTCTTAGATGCAGGCGATGCTCAATCTATTGAAGATGCAGTAGAGTTTACGGTTGCACAATACGGTACTATTACCGTTCTATTTAATAATGTTGGTTTAACAAACTTACAAAAAGATTTAGATGTTGTAAATATCGATTTAGATGAGTGGGATCGTCTAGTAAATGTAAACTTAAAATCAGTTTTACTAGGTAGCCGCTTCGCTATTCCTCATATGCAAAAAGCTGGTGGTGGTTCTATCATTAACACAGCTTCTATGGGCGCATTTGCAAGTGACCAAATACGTACAGCTTATGGTACGACAAAAGCTGGCGTCGTTCACTTAACTAAATACATTGCCACTCAATACGGTAAAGATAAAATCCGTTGTAATGCGATAGCACCAGGGTTAATTTTAACACCTGCAGCTAAAAACAACTTACCACAGGATTTACTAGATATTTTCACAAAATACAACGCCCTACCATACAATGGTGAAGCTGATGATATCGGCTACGCAGTAGTGTATTTAGCATCTGACGAATCGAAATTTATGACTGGTCAAACACTTCAAATCGAAGGTGGCCATTACATGGCAAATCCAACTATTGCAGATACAAATATTTGGGCTGCAAATCTACAAAAATAA
- a CDS encoding LysE family translocator, with translation MENIPMFLLMCILLIILPGPDTAIATKNTLTINKRGGLQTIIGSCCGLFIHTLAAVIGLSAIIVKSAYLFAILKYVGAVYLCYLGAKTLWTLKKMPVQSSVVDEETQIDNKYAHQSCFKQGFLTNVTNPKVAVFFLTFLPQFVDGSNSTFFPFLLMGLIYTALTALWFVFYVYLLDKISAFMKKPMTKAVIEGLTGTVLIGFGIKLALEKG, from the coding sequence ATGGAAAATATACCGATGTTTTTACTGATGTGTATTTTGTTAATTATTTTGCCTGGACCTGATACAGCTATTGCGACAAAAAATACATTAACAATCAATAAAAGAGGAGGCTTACAAACGATTATAGGCTCTTGCTGTGGATTATTTATTCATACATTAGCGGCAGTTATTGGTCTATCAGCGATAATTGTAAAATCAGCCTATCTATTTGCGATTTTAAAATACGTCGGAGCAGTGTATTTATGTTACTTAGGTGCCAAGACGTTATGGACGTTAAAAAAGATGCCCGTGCAGTCATCCGTTGTCGATGAAGAAACGCAAATTGACAACAAATATGCGCATCAATCTTGCTTTAAACAAGGCTTCTTAACCAATGTTACAAATCCAAAAGTAGCAGTCTTTTTTTTAACGTTCTTACCGCAATTTGTAGACGGTTCTAACAGTACATTTTTTCCATTTCTACTAATGGGGCTTATTTATACTGCTTTAACCGCTTTATGGTTTGTTTTCTATGTCTATTTATTAGATAAAATTAGTGCTTTTATGAAGAAGCCTATGACAAAGGCAGTAATCGAAGGCCTAACAGGAACCGTTTTAATTGGCTTCGGCATTAAATTAGCATTAGAAAAGGGTTAG
- a CDS encoding SRPBCC family protein has protein sequence MSEQLQNIVKTVTFNAPIEKVWDTVTDAKKLGSWFMPNDFKPIEGHAFTLQSPFGPSPCKVEKVDAPHFVRFAWDTDGWFVTFELKQSGEQTVFTLTHGGWKEASHLIPKANMPADAVRQNMDNGWSMLVGKKLKETVETA, from the coding sequence ATGTCAGAGCAACTGCAAAATATTGTGAAAACTGTTACGTTCAACGCGCCAATCGAGAAGGTTTGGGACACTGTTACAGATGCTAAAAAACTAGGTTCTTGGTTTATGCCCAATGATTTTAAACCAATAGAAGGGCATGCATTTACACTCCAATCACCCTTTGGCCCATCGCCCTGTAAAGTTGAAAAAGTAGATGCACCACATTTTGTCCGTTTTGCATGGGATACTGATGGGTGGTTTGTTACATTTGAGTTAAAACAATCTGGAGAGCAAACAGTATTTACATTAACTCATGGTGGCTGGAAAGAAGCATCTCATCTAATTCCAAAAGCAAACATGCCTGCTGACGCTGTTCGTCAAAATATGGACAATGGTTGGTCGATGCTTGTTGGCAAAAAATTAAAAGAGACTGTGGAAACTGCATGA
- a CDS encoding ArsR/SmtB family transcription factor, which translates to MTQLANKVDVFQAIADPTRRHVLQLLASSDKPIALIADHFTISRTAVVKHLHVLEQAELVSAQKKGREKIYTLHTDRLKEIEDWLQYFDLFWNNKLAQLQHIIDNDE; encoded by the coding sequence ATGACGCAGCTTGCAAACAAGGTTGATGTTTTTCAAGCAATTGCTGACCCGACAAGACGTCATGTACTACAACTATTAGCATCAAGCGATAAACCCATTGCACTAATTGCTGACCACTTTACAATTAGTAGAACTGCTGTCGTCAAGCATTTGCACGTTTTAGAACAAGCCGAGCTAGTATCCGCCCAAAAGAAAGGGCGCGAAAAAATTTACACGTTACACACTGATCGGTTAAAAGAGATTGAAGACTGGTTACAATATTTTGACTTGTTTTGGAATAATAAATTGGCGCAGTTGCAACATATTATTGATAACGACGAATAG